The Afipia massiliensis genome has a segment encoding these proteins:
- a CDS encoding c-type cytochrome translates to MRIFVFAIAAGFLSTVSASAQDAAAGEKVFAQCKACHQVGETAKNAVGPLLNGLFGRKSGTIEGFNYSPANKNSGITWDEATFREYIKDPKAKIPGTKMIFTGLKNPQQIDDIIAYLKQFDSSGKKAEVASGGAKLTKAQ, encoded by the coding sequence ATGCGCATTTTTGTTTTCGCCATCGCAGCAGGATTCCTCTCGACCGTTTCCGCCTCCGCCCAGGACGCGGCGGCGGGAGAGAAAGTTTTTGCCCAGTGCAAGGCGTGCCACCAGGTCGGCGAGACGGCGAAGAATGCGGTCGGTCCTCTGCTCAACGGATTGTTCGGGCGAAAGTCCGGGACGATTGAAGGGTTTAATTATTCACCTGCGAACAAGAATTCCGGCATCACCTGGGATGAAGCAACCTTCCGCGAATACATCAAGGACCCGAAGGCCAAGATACCCGGGACCAAGATGATTTTTACGGGCTTGAAGAATCCACAGCAGATTGACGATATCATCGCCTACCTCAAGCAGTTCGATTCCAGCGGAAAGAAAGCAGAGGTAGCTTCCGGCGGAGCAAAACTGACGAAGGCTCAATGA